A genomic region of Erythrobacter sp. SCSIO 43205 contains the following coding sequences:
- the flgG gene encoding flagellar basal-body rod protein FlgG codes for MPTSALHVARTGLEAQDKRMRVIANNLANIGTAGFKRDRVDFATLAYQENRIAGQQSTNQTAFATGLNLGTGVQVMGTTSIQSQGTLNQTGNTLDVALDGPGFFQVEIPPNGQIGYTRAGNFTLSAQGNLVTSQGFQLNPPIQVPQGARSIQIAPDGTVSAQQDGQAAPIQLGQLQVANFINPAGLQAIGDNFLIETAASGPADVGLAGTFGRGNIRQGMLEGSNVNVVEELVEMIEAQRAYEINSRMVSAVDEMLRNANQTL; via the coding sequence ATGCCAACATCAGCCCTCCACGTCGCCCGCACCGGACTTGAAGCGCAAGACAAGCGGATGCGCGTTATCGCTAACAACCTTGCCAATATTGGCACTGCCGGGTTCAAGCGCGACCGGGTGGATTTTGCAACGCTTGCCTATCAGGAAAACCGGATCGCGGGTCAGCAATCGACCAATCAGACTGCCTTTGCCACCGGGCTTAACCTTGGCACCGGGGTTCAGGTCATGGGCACCACCAGCATCCAGAGCCAGGGCACGCTGAACCAGACTGGCAACACGCTTGATGTGGCGCTTGATGGCCCCGGCTTTTTTCAGGTCGAGATCCCGCCCAATGGCCAGATCGGCTATACCAGAGCGGGCAATTTCACTTTGTCGGCGCAGGGCAATCTGGTGACCAGCCAGGGGTTTCAGCTCAATCCTCCCATTCAGGTGCCGCAAGGCGCGCGCTCGATCCAGATCGCGCCTGATGGCACGGTGAGCGCGCAGCAGGACGGGCAGGCCGCCCCGATCCAGCTGGGCCAGCTTCAGGTCGCTAATTTCATCAACCCGGCCGGGCTTCAGGCGATTGGCGATAACTTCCTGATTGAAACAGCGGCCAGCGGTCCTGCCGATGTGGGGCTGGCGGGCACTTTCGGGCGCGGCAATATCCGTCAGGGGATGCTCGAAGGCTCGAACGTCAATGTCGTTGAGGAACTCGTCGAGATGATCGAGGCCCAGCGCGCTTATGAAATCAACTCCCGCATGGTGAGCGCCGTCGACGAGATGCTGCGCAACGCCAACCAGACCCTCTAA
- a CDS encoding flagellar protein FlgN, with amino-acid sequence MTNTVNQTLAPITGENSQANGRQELSGTLRQMIAVLQDERQALATLKAQTLFDVTREKEGLCEQLAQFSALSMDDETRALAQTAKSLNDVNRRVRNLLAANVAGRLEALGGQRHAYSATSLPGPAPA; translated from the coding sequence ATGACTAACACTGTGAACCAAACGCTTGCCCCGATTACGGGTGAGAATTCACAGGCAAACGGGCGGCAAGAGCTGTCAGGCACTTTGCGGCAAATGATTGCCGTGTTGCAGGATGAGCGGCAAGCTCTTGCCACCTTGAAAGCTCAAACCCTGTTTGATGTGACTCGCGAGAAAGAGGGGCTGTGCGAACAGCTCGCTCAGTTCAGCGCACTGAGCATGGATGATGAGACACGCGCGCTTGCTCAGACGGCAAAGTCGCTGAACGATGTCAATCGCCGGGTGCGCAACCTTCTGGCAGCCAATGTCGCTGGCCGGCTCGAAGCGCTTGGCGGACAGCGCCACGCCTATAGCGCCACCAGCCTGCCCGGCCCCGCTCCTGCGTAA
- a CDS encoding transglycosylase SLT domain-containing protein, producing MSQPVSPSFVPHSGVRAAFEAARARYEREPLDSGARNSAPTGAKRQIAQAASSSGGPVTVERAIASAAQQTGIDFDFLIAQAQVESAMDPTARARTSSATGLYQFIESTWLETMHRHGDRFGLGNVSAAIRKEPGGAAYVADPGTRQAILDLRNDPQIASLMAAGLAEDNRAHLAPILGRQPDHSELYLAHFLGAGGAGRFLEAMGRNPDQSAASLFRRPAAANRPVFYEPNGAPRSLQGVMDYLSGKLERARANAPVSMSDSYQIAALAPPAISAAAPDRPPYLIADEEVFAPQSPPVITGQDRPRLSSGPALALAQPGERQPVSTMLRSTFEEAGGERASKATRDQIERAYDRLKALGF from the coding sequence GTGTCTCAGCCCGTATCCCCCTCCTTTGTTCCGCATTCTGGTGTGCGCGCCGCTTTTGAAGCCGCGCGCGCACGCTATGAGCGCGAGCCGCTTGATAGTGGTGCGCGCAATAGTGCTCCCACTGGTGCGAAACGCCAGATCGCGCAGGCCGCCTCCTCGTCAGGCGGTCCTGTCACGGTCGAGCGCGCCATCGCCAGCGCCGCGCAGCAGACAGGGATCGACTTCGACTTCCTGATTGCGCAGGCTCAGGTCGAAAGCGCAATGGACCCGACGGCCCGCGCGCGCACATCATCGGCAACCGGGCTCTATCAATTCATTGAAAGCACATGGCTTGAGACGATGCACCGCCACGGTGACCGCTTTGGCCTTGGCAATGTATCCGCTGCCATCCGAAAGGAGCCGGGCGGGGCGGCTTACGTGGCTGATCCGGGCACTCGCCAAGCGATCCTTGATTTGAGGAATGATCCGCAAATCGCCTCACTGATGGCGGCCGGCCTTGCCGAAGACAACCGCGCGCATCTGGCACCCATTCTTGGCCGTCAGCCTGATCACTCCGAGCTTTACCTGGCGCATTTTCTGGGCGCAGGCGGTGCCGGGCGTTTTCTTGAAGCCATGGGCCGCAATCCGGACCAGAGCGCAGCCAGCCTGTTCCGCCGTCCGGCAGCTGCCAATCGCCCGGTCTTCTATGAACCCAATGGTGCGCCGCGTTCCTTGCAAGGGGTGATGGATTATCTTTCGGGCAAGCTTGAGCGTGCACGCGCCAATGCGCCAGTTTCCATGTCCGATAGCTACCAGATCGCTGCTCTTGCCCCGCCTGCGATTTCCGCAGCCGCGCCTGACCGCCCACCCTATCTCATCGCTGACGAAGAGGTGTTTGCGCCTCAATCACCGCCCGTCATCACCGGGCAGGACCGCCCGCGCCTCTCATCGGGCCCTGCCCTCGCCCTCGCTCAGCCGGGAGAACGCCAGCCGGTTTCCACCATGCTGAGATCAACTTTCGAAGAAGCGGGCGGCGAACGCGCCAGCAAGGCAACACGTGACCAGATTGAGCGGGCCTATGACCGCCTGAAAGCGCTTGGATTTTGA
- a CDS encoding flagellar basal body L-ring protein FlgH — MQIIKSLVIGAAALSLSACMSGGFKREAGFYAPPPPPMAATPMAGAQMGSKGAIFQASQGYAPLIVGNRARSLGDMLTIALVESTSTSKSTTSSTDRDGSIGLIPPTAGPLSFLNPNSIASNGQSSFAGSGSAAQQSQLNGMVSVTISAIYPNGTAEVVGEKQMVLSQGDEWIQFAGRIRLVDIDADNTIPSSRVANARVIYTGKGAVQQASRPGWLQRFFSAITPF, encoded by the coding sequence ATGCAGATTATCAAATCTCTTGTCATTGGCGCTGCCGCGCTTTCGCTTTCGGCCTGTATGTCAGGCGGGTTCAAGCGCGAGGCTGGCTTTTATGCCCCGCCCCCGCCGCCCATGGCCGCCACTCCAATGGCTGGCGCGCAAATGGGATCAAAGGGCGCGATTTTTCAGGCTTCCCAAGGGTATGCGCCGCTGATCGTTGGCAATCGCGCACGCTCGCTTGGCGATATGTTGACGATTGCTCTGGTGGAAAGCACTAGCACATCCAAGAGCACCACGAGTTCGACCGACCGCGACGGCAGCATCGGGCTGATCCCGCCAACGGCTGGCCCGCTGTCTTTCCTCAACCCCAATTCAATCGCCAGCAACGGGCAAAGCTCTTTTGCAGGCAGCGGCAGCGCGGCCCAGCAAAGCCAGCTTAACGGCATGGTGTCGGTGACTATCTCTGCGATCTATCCCAATGGCACCGCCGAAGTGGTCGGCGAGAAGCAGATGGTGCTGAGCCAAGGGGATGAGTGGATCCAGTTCGCTGGCCGCATCCGCTTGGTCGATATCGATGCCGACAACACCATTCCATCTTCGCGCGTTGCCAATGCGCGCGTCATCTACACCGGCAAGGGCGCGGTCCAACAGGCAAGCCGCCCCGGCTGGCTCCAGCGTTTCTTCAGCGCGATCACCCCGTTCTAA
- a CDS encoding flagella basal body P-ring formation protein FlgA codes for MKSNISPQRLEVRLLMTALVVVSLPLFAALASAQENRSRAYTDPAAIDRAVAEFTGAGIGELGGARMPADKRLRLTACASPLTTDWHGRAKSIVKVECQGPESWRIFIATKPAEPEAQAAKVVVRGDPITVLVRGRGFSVQQNAEAIEGGAIGDWIAVRTVERGDAIRARIERPGLAVIPVG; via the coding sequence ATGAAATCGAACATCTCACCCCAACGCCTCGAAGTGCGGCTGCTTATGACCGCGCTGGTCGTTGTCAGCCTGCCGCTTTTTGCCGCATTGGCATCGGCGCAGGAAAACCGCAGCCGCGCGTACACTGACCCTGCTGCAATTGACCGGGCCGTGGCCGAATTTACCGGCGCTGGCATCGGCGAATTGGGCGGGGCTCGTATGCCAGCTGACAAGCGGCTTCGCCTCACCGCTTGCGCCAGCCCGTTGACGACCGATTGGCACGGGCGGGCAAAATCCATCGTCAAGGTGGAATGCCAGGGGCCGGAAAGCTGGCGTATCTTCATCGCGACCAAACCAGCCGAGCCAGAAGCACAAGCGGCCAAGGTTGTGGTGCGCGGCGATCCGATCACCGTACTTGTACGAGGCCGCGGTTTTAGCGTTCAACAAAACGCAGAAGCAATAGAGGGCGGCGCGATCGGCGACTGGATCGCAGTGCGCACTGTAGAGCGCGGCGATGCCATCAGAGCGCGCATTGAGCGTCCGGGCCTTGCCGTTATTCCAGTGGGTTAG
- a CDS encoding rod-binding protein, producing the protein MITPANPLAAPATAAAPEKLSPERLELREAAQGFEAIMVRKMLEVARESVWAEDAPLTGNGMKQYKTMRDEHFADIAAQSGTLGFARSIEEQLAQFVVPKDG; encoded by the coding sequence ATGATCACGCCTGCCAACCCCCTCGCCGCCCCGGCAACCGCGGCTGCGCCGGAAAAGCTCAGCCCTGAACGGCTTGAACTGCGCGAGGCTGCGCAAGGGTTTGAAGCGATCATGGTGCGCAAGATGCTGGAGGTCGCGCGTGAGAGCGTGTGGGCCGAGGATGCGCCGCTCACCGGCAATGGCATGAAGCAATACAAGACCATGCGCGATGAACATTTTGCGGATATTGCCGCGCAAAGCGGCACCCTAGGGTTTGCCCGGAGTATCGAGGAACAGCTTGCTCAATTCGTCGTCCCTAAAGACGGATAG
- the flgB gene encoding flagellar basal body rod protein FlgB, translating into MSEKIFGIHAAALELRSERMRVIASNIANAATPGYKARDVDFDKALDAKLAMRAGNPPEFGEPDLLYRKSVMPSLDGNTVELGREQVAFAENALKYSASLAFVQGKVNTITRALKGE; encoded by the coding sequence ATGAGCGAGAAAATCTTTGGAATTCACGCAGCCGCGCTGGAACTGCGCTCTGAGCGGATGCGGGTGATTGCCTCCAATATCGCGAATGCGGCAACGCCGGGATACAAGGCGCGCGACGTTGATTTCGACAAGGCTCTCGACGCAAAGCTGGCGATGCGCGCTGGCAATCCGCCTGAGTTTGGCGAGCCTGATCTCTTGTACCGCAAAAGCGTCATGCCCTCGCTCGATGGCAATACGGTCGAGCTTGGCCGCGAACAGGTCGCCTTTGCTGAAAACGCGCTGAAATACTCCGCCTCGCTCGCCTTTGTACAAGGCAAGGTCAACACCATCACTCGCGCGCTTAAGGGAGAATAA
- a CDS encoding MotA/TolQ/ExbB proton channel family protein encodes MLEPFTKLLDANALVIVLVGTVLATLARQGWHDFTIAVPAAFGLLSKGFDVDATRAALARTVGEINRLGHLGAEPVDPPDKATTELLNAYIRTGSIEAMLKLARSQRLQREINSVAATRVFENAGELAPVFGLVGTLFAITQLVPDVSASAAETVMGSVAGAVLSTLYGVLSAHLIFYPLARAIERKGDREETERTMLLDWFESELTDGRSFPSRARRSSVTPVKDVA; translated from the coding sequence GTGCTAGAGCCCTTCACCAAACTGTTGGATGCCAATGCGCTTGTCATCGTGCTTGTGGGAACTGTGCTCGCAACATTGGCGCGCCAGGGGTGGCACGATTTCACTATAGCAGTGCCAGCCGCCTTTGGACTTTTGAGCAAGGGGTTTGACGTTGATGCAACCCGCGCTGCCCTTGCGCGCACCGTGGGAGAGATCAATCGACTTGGTCATCTGGGCGCAGAGCCGGTCGACCCGCCGGACAAAGCCACCACCGAGCTTCTTAACGCCTACATCCGCACAGGCTCAATCGAGGCGATGCTCAAACTTGCCCGATCCCAGCGGTTGCAGCGCGAAATCAACTCGGTTGCCGCCACCCGCGTCTTTGAGAACGCAGGCGAGCTTGCGCCTGTTTTCGGTCTTGTCGGCACGCTGTTTGCGATCACCCAGCTTGTGCCCGATGTGAGCGCGAGCGCAGCGGAAACCGTGATGGGCTCAGTCGCGGGCGCGGTGCTGTCGACGCTTTACGGCGTGCTGAGCGCGCATCTCATTTTCTATCCGCTTGCCCGCGCGATTGAACGCAAGGGCGACCGCGAGGAAACAGAACGCACCATGTTGCTCGACTGGTTTGAAAGCGAGCTGACCGATGGCCGCTCCTTCCCCTCGCGCGCACGAAGAAGCAGCGTCACCCCGGTCAAGGATGTCGCATGA
- a CDS encoding flagellar hook assembly protein FlgD yields MTTINTTLPGGVAQTLDRLNAPGTPQKSAAAQLGSADFLRLMTAQLSNQDPLEPQSNEQMLAQLAQFSSLESSIEGNSTLDDIAAKLDALITAQNAAAEAAMQAAEAASAAAEAATNAAANAAS; encoded by the coding sequence ATGACTACCATAAACACAACTTTGCCTGGCGGCGTTGCTCAAACGCTTGACCGTTTGAATGCACCGGGCACGCCTCAGAAAAGCGCGGCCGCGCAATTGGGGTCGGCAGATTTCCTGCGGCTGATGACTGCGCAATTGTCCAATCAAGACCCTCTAGAGCCGCAAAGCAATGAGCAGATGCTGGCCCAATTGGCGCAGTTTTCGTCGCTGGAATCGAGCATCGAGGGCAATTCCACGCTCGATGACATCGCTGCCAAGCTCGATGCCCTCATCACTGCGCAAAACGCAGCCGCCGAGGCGGCGATGCAAGCGGCAGAGGCGGCAAGCGCAGCGGCTGAAGCTGCGACCAATGCAGCAGCAAATGCGGCCTCTTAA
- a CDS encoding flagellar basal body rod protein FlgF, producing MDRLIYIALTGMDAAMNRQRMTANNLANANTPGFRQEVFSVTPSTIKDPATDMRSLEARAPARGWVRNTDMSTGSVNPTGQPLDIAVKGEALIAFQGPDGGEVYSRRGDLRVAPSGVLENGEGLPVMGETGVPITVPAGFAINIAQDGTVLGRDPAAPDLPAAPIDRIKLASAEGSPLAKGIDSFLKVPGGGVLPNDPTATVTPGALEQSNVNTSATLVEMIEAQRAFEMRARIIQTAGELDESSSSLLSLR from the coding sequence ATGGACCGCCTGATCTACATTGCGCTTACCGGCATGGACGCGGCGATGAACCGCCAGCGCATGACCGCAAACAATCTTGCGAACGCCAACACTCCCGGCTTTCGGCAAGAGGTGTTTTCGGTAACGCCTTCGACGATCAAGGATCCGGCAACAGATATGCGGTCTTTGGAAGCAAGGGCGCCTGCACGCGGATGGGTCCGCAACACCGATATGAGCACAGGCAGCGTCAATCCGACCGGGCAGCCGCTCGATATTGCGGTCAAGGGAGAGGCATTGATTGCCTTTCAGGGGCCCGATGGCGGCGAGGTTTATTCGCGCCGTGGCGATTTGCGGGTCGCGCCTTCGGGGGTTCTGGAAAATGGCGAGGGGCTGCCTGTGATGGGCGAAACCGGCGTGCCGATCACTGTGCCTGCCGGCTTTGCCATCAACATCGCGCAGGATGGCACCGTGCTTGGCCGCGACCCTGCGGCCCCCGATCTGCCAGCCGCCCCGATTGACCGGATCAAGCTTGCCTCGGCTGAAGGGAGCCCTTTGGCAAAAGGCATCGACAGCTTTCTGAAAGTGCCGGGCGGCGGGGTGTTGCCCAACGATCCCACCGCCACGGTAACGCCGGGTGCGCTTGAACAATCCAACGTCAACACTTCTGCCACTCTGGTTGAAATGATCGAAGCCCAGCGCGCCTTCGAGATGCGCGCGCGGATCATTCAAACCGCTGGCGAACTCGATGAATCCAGCTCCAGCCTGCTTTCTCTGCGCTAA
- a CDS encoding flagellar basal body rod protein FlgC, with protein sequence MSDGRPNTLFSLAEGAMSAQLVRMNAATSNLANAGSVSGTVEGAYRPIRAVFQTALDEASGIASVSSTQLVRSNANPIERYDPANRLANEEGNVFEAPIDESAEMLEIMESARQYQNMVQALQTARQLMLDTLRSNS encoded by the coding sequence ATGTCTGATGGCCGGCCCAACACCCTTTTCAGCCTCGCCGAGGGCGCAATGTCCGCTCAGCTTGTGCGCATGAACGCTGCGACCTCGAACCTTGCCAATGCAGGGTCGGTTTCGGGCACCGTGGAAGGCGCATACCGCCCGATCCGCGCCGTGTTTCAAACCGCCCTTGATGAAGCAAGCGGCATTGCCAGCGTGTCCTCAACCCAGCTTGTGCGCAGCAATGCCAACCCCATCGAACGATATGATCCGGCAAACAGGCTCGCAAATGAAGAGGGCAATGTTTTCGAAGCCCCGATCGATGAGAGCGCCGAAATGCTCGAGATCATGGAAAGCGCGCGCCAGTACCAGAACATGGTGCAAGCCCTCCAGACCGCCCGCCAACTGATGCTCGATACTTTGAGGAGCAATTCGTAA
- the flgM gene encoding flagellar biosynthesis anti-sigma factor FlgM yields the protein MNRLQSITGVSPVQNSDRAKAKTAAESGVSSSGGSAAGSTKAAGVSVEVATPAQSGPPVDTDRVAEIRDALRDGTYPLVPTKIADAMIAAQYKFESAQ from the coding sequence ATGAACAGATTGCAGTCGATCACGGGTGTAAGCCCGGTCCAGAACAGCGACCGCGCCAAAGCGAAAACTGCTGCTGAAAGCGGCGTGTCCAGCTCTGGCGGGTCGGCAGCGGGATCGACAAAGGCGGCAGGCGTGAGCGTTGAAGTTGCAACGCCTGCACAAAGCGGCCCGCCGGTCGATACCGACCGCGTGGCAGAAATCCGCGACGCTCTGCGCGACGGAACCTATCCGCTTGTGCCAACCAAAATCGCCGACGCCATGATTGCGGCGCAATACAAATTTGAAAGCGCACAATGA
- a CDS encoding flagellar basal body P-ring protein FlgI, which translates to MLLFRICITFMAALLTLFPNDAHAERIRDLGQFEGLRANQLTGYGIVVGLQGTGDDNLEYVREAMLGVSGRLGLQLPPGVSPNLRNAAAVIITAELPPFAKPGQRIDITVSTLGQARSLRGGALVLAPLYGADGQIYAMAQGNVAVGGLGVSGRDGSQVSVNVNTVGRIADGATVEQAVATGFDREGTLRFNLHQADFLTAARVRDAVNSMYPGMAKVADGVSIELALPFGNDERAAALAAIEMLPVTPAPVAAKVIVNSRTGTVVINEAVRLSPAAISHGKLVIRIEENPMVVQPEPFANGETAIEEDTQITIEEADSRVALFPGAANLNEIVDALNLLGVQASDLVVILESMKQAGALQAEMVVI; encoded by the coding sequence ATGCTGCTTTTCCGAATCTGCATCACCTTTATGGCCGCTTTGCTTACGCTTTTCCCGAATGATGCGCACGCTGAACGGATCCGCGATCTGGGTCAGTTTGAAGGGCTGAGAGCCAACCAATTGACCGGCTATGGCATTGTCGTGGGCCTGCAAGGGACAGGCGATGACAACCTTGAATATGTGCGCGAGGCGATGCTGGGTGTGTCGGGCCGGCTGGGGCTGCAATTGCCTCCCGGCGTCAGCCCGAATTTGCGCAATGCGGCGGCGGTTATCATCACCGCTGAACTGCCCCCTTTTGCAAAGCCGGGCCAACGCATCGACATCACTGTCTCTACCCTGGGCCAGGCGCGCTCCCTTCGCGGGGGCGCGCTTGTGCTGGCCCCGCTTTATGGGGCCGATGGACAGATTTACGCCATGGCACAGGGCAATGTCGCCGTGGGCGGGCTGGGCGTGTCGGGCCGTGACGGGTCGCAAGTGTCGGTCAACGTCAACACCGTTGGCCGGATTGCCGATGGGGCAACGGTTGAACAGGCGGTAGCGACCGGATTTGACCGCGAAGGCACGCTTCGCTTCAACCTTCACCAGGCCGATTTCCTGACCGCGGCGCGGGTGCGCGATGCGGTGAACTCAATGTATCCGGGCATGGCCAAGGTCGCAGACGGGGTGAGCATCGAACTTGCGCTCCCCTTTGGCAATGACGAGCGCGCAGCAGCATTGGCCGCGATTGAGATGCTTCCCGTAACCCCTGCACCTGTCGCTGCCAAAGTCATCGTCAATTCGCGCACCGGGACGGTCGTAATCAACGAAGCGGTCCGGCTTAGCCCTGCAGCGATCAGCCACGGCAAGCTGGTGATCCGGATTGAGGAGAACCCGATGGTGGTCCAGCCTGAACCATTTGCCAATGGCGAAACCGCGATTGAGGAAGACACACAGATCACCATCGAAGAAGCTGACAGCCGTGTGGCTTTGTTCCCCGGCGCTGCCAATCTCAATGAGATTGTCGATGCACTCAACCTGCTGGGCGTTCAGGCATCCGACCTTGTCGTCATCCTTGAAAGCATGAAGCAGGCAGGCGCATTGCAAGCCGAAATGGTGGTCATATGA
- a CDS encoding flagellar hook-basal body protein, which yields MSFFTSLSGMKNAQTDLAVISHNIANAETTGFKKSNAAFADLVATGGSTDPRLTPGIGSRVQAITQDFSLGALTQTGRGLDVAISGDGFLATANPTTGDLTFTRNGALEVVASGALQDPSGDLVQGFPVDATGTPTSAVPGNITLPLTNGAGSALTNVSINQQGLVSGSFADGTSQPVAQIALAAFPATGGLRAIGETKYEASADSGAAIYGNPGEGNYGAIRTGTLERSNVDLADEMVSLLTAQRNFQANARALDTATSISQVVLNLQS from the coding sequence ATGTCCTTCTTCACCTCGCTTAGCGGCATGAAAAATGCGCAGACCGATCTTGCGGTTATCTCTCACAATATCGCCAACGCGGAGACGACCGGCTTTAAGAAAAGCAACGCAGCCTTTGCTGACCTTGTGGCAACCGGCGGCAGCACTGACCCGCGCCTAACGCCGGGCATTGGTTCGCGCGTGCAGGCGATCACTCAGGATTTCTCGCTCGGCGCTTTGACGCAAACGGGCCGCGGGCTTGATGTCGCGATCAGCGGCGACGGCTTCCTTGCAACCGCCAACCCGACGACTGGCGATCTCACCTTCACCCGCAATGGCGCGCTTGAAGTGGTGGCGAGCGGGGCGTTGCAGGATCCAAGCGGGGATCTTGTCCAGGGCTTTCCCGTCGATGCAACCGGTACGCCGACCTCTGCGGTGCCCGGCAACATCACTTTGCCTCTGACCAATGGCGCAGGCTCAGCGCTGACCAATGTGTCGATTAACCAGCAAGGCCTTGTGAGCGGCTCTTTTGCTGATGGGACGAGCCAGCCGGTCGCCCAAATCGCGCTTGCTGCCTTCCCTGCGACCGGAGGCCTGCGCGCAATCGGAGAGACGAAATATGAAGCGTCTGCGGATTCAGGTGCAGCCATTTACGGCAATCCGGGTGAGGGCAATTACGGCGCTATCCGTACAGGCACTCTGGAGCGTTCGAACGTTGATCTTGCCGATGAGATGGTGTCGCTCCTGACAGCGCAGCGCAACTTCCAAGCGAACGCACGGGCCCTCGATACTGCGACTTCGATCTCGCAGGTCGTCCTCAACCTCCAGAGCTAA
- a CDS encoding diguanylate cyclase, whose translation MAASVPARQEPQSPAGGSGSDVLQSRDRAREGRSELMQRVTEFVLKHDVALTGSNLSLLVAALSGSDSALARAFTAREISQEPFSQKWLDEMARSRSREEERKGSIEQLIDRVEASLTKFAQTAQTAEAETSEHRGAIDAHIATLAQNAVQDGSQLGIERLVDLSRVMLERIVQIEEAMKKSQAETADLKESLAEARAEANVDHLTNLPNRRAFETQLEKLSERAAERGEPLSVGFCDVDHFKSINDTHGHDAGDRVLVAIARTLQSYAGRNCFAARHGGEEFALLFPGADIAKAKVRLDKIRMDLSSRQMVNRDNGQSFGKITFSGGVSQIEGPEDARNALARADAALYKAKESGRDQVIAG comes from the coding sequence ATGGCTGCATCAGTGCCAGCAAGACAAGAACCTCAATCACCAGCTGGCGGCAGCGGTTCGGACGTTCTCCAAAGCAGGGATCGCGCGCGCGAAGGGCGCAGCGAACTTATGCAGCGCGTGACCGAGTTTGTGCTCAAACACGATGTGGCCTTGACCGGATCAAACCTGTCCCTTTTGGTCGCAGCGCTTTCGGGTTCCGATAGCGCGCTCGCCCGCGCTTTCACCGCGCGAGAGATTTCCCAGGAGCCATTCTCGCAAAAATGGCTCGATGAGATGGCCCGCTCGCGATCGCGCGAAGAGGAGCGCAAAGGTTCGATCGAGCAATTGATCGACCGGGTCGAGGCCTCGCTCACCAAATTTGCGCAAACCGCACAAACCGCCGAAGCGGAAACCAGCGAGCATCGCGGCGCGATTGACGCGCATATTGCAACGCTGGCGCAAAATGCGGTTCAAGACGGATCGCAACTGGGCATTGAGCGGCTGGTCGATCTGTCCCGCGTGATGCTGGAGCGGATCGTGCAGATTGAAGAGGCGATGAAAAAGAGCCAGGCTGAAACAGCCGATCTTAAAGAAAGCCTTGCCGAAGCGCGCGCCGAGGCGAATGTCGATCACCTGACAAACCTGCCCAATCGCCGCGCCTTTGAAACCCAGCTTGAGAAACTGTCTGAGCGCGCCGCTGAAAGAGGCGAACCGCTTTCAGTGGGTTTTTGCGATGTCGATCACTTCAAATCGATCAACGACACTCACGGCCATGACGCAGGCGACCGCGTGCTGGTTGCGATTGCGCGCACGCTGCAATCCTACGCTGGCAGAAACTGCTTTGCCGCGCGCCATGGAGGTGAAGAGTTCGCGCTGTTGTTCCCCGGCGCAGACATTGCAAAGGCCAAAGTGCGACTGGACAAGATACGCATGGATTTGAGCTCGCGGCAGATGGTCAACCGCGACAACGGTCAATCCTTCGGCAAGATCACTTTCTCAGGCGGGGTGAGCCAGATTGAGGGCCCCGAAGATGCCCGCAACGCGCTCGCCCGGGCGGACGCTGCGCTTTACAAGGCCAAAGAAAGCGGCCGCGATCAGGTTATCGCCGGGTGA